A DNA window from Arachis hypogaea cultivar Tifrunner chromosome 18, arahy.Tifrunner.gnm2.J5K5, whole genome shotgun sequence contains the following coding sequences:
- the LOC112769111 gene encoding acidic endochitinase-like produces the protein MTIGSMMYHSKSNDTTKFITLLVMWIRRYCVDKTETKMIKRILHSSLLFLLLLENSVADSNNDIAIYWGQNDGEGTLTETCATGKYSYVILAFLNNFGNGTVPTINLASHCDPLMDGCKTLSTDIKNCQMQGIKVLLSIGGADGNYSLASSDDAKNVSDYLWNGFLGGKSSPSSRPLGDAVLDGIDFDIEISPPQHWEELARYLESHSTPARKVYLSAAPQCPFPDAELGIALSTEVFDYVWIQFYNNPGCEYEDGDVNNLLNSWNQWTKSVKNGKVFLGLPASREAASNGYVPVNVLVTDILPAITKSPNYGGVMLWTTYYDKQTGYSNYIRSFSCTQQNHTECRGNDEHKANKWWIWLMVGVGAAFAITCFILCLCCVSRRKDKSQVDGKLDKKISFTEPNGVNPNKTENIKLEERRSNEVKVFNFESNIAASNNFSSINKVGEGDFGPV, from the exons ATGACGATTGGTTCAATGATGTATCATTCAAAATCCAACGATACTACAAAGTTTATTACCTTATTAGTAATGTGGATTAGAAGATATTGTGttgataaaacagaaacaaaGATGATTAAAAGAATTCTTCACTCTTCCTTGTTATTCCTTCTACTGCTTGAAAACTCTGTAGCAGATTCAAACAATGATATTGCCATTTACTGGGGTCAAAATGATGGAGAAGGTACCTTAACAGAAACATGTGCAACAGGAAAATACTCCTATGTGATCTTAGCCTTCCTGAACAATTTTGGAAATGGAACAGTACCTACCATTAATCTTGCAAGTCACTGTGACCCTCTTATGGATGGTTGCAAAACATTGAGCACAGACATAAAGAATTGCCAAATGCAAGGGATCAAAGTGTTGCTCTCAATTGGAGGAGCAGATGGGAATTACAGCCTAGCTTCCTCTGATGATGCCAAGAATGTTTCTGATTACTTGTGGAACGGTTTCTTGGGTGGCAAGTCATCTCCCTCGTCGCGTCCGTTAGGGGATGCTGTGTTAGATGGAATTGACTTTGACATTGAGATTTCGCCACCACAACACTGGGAGGAGCTCGCCCGCTACCTCGAGTCGCATAGCACGCCGGCAAGAAAGGTTTACCTAAGTGCAGCACCTCAGTGTCCATTTCCTGATGCTGAACTTGGCATTGCACTTTCCACAGAGGTTTTTGACTATGTTTGGATCCAGTTCTACAACAATCCTGGTTGTGAATATGAAGATGGTGATGTCAACAATTTGTTGAACTCTTGGAATCAATGGACTAAATCTGTGAAAAATGGGAAAGTCTTTTTGGGATTGCCGGCGTCTCGTGAAGCTGCAAGCAATGGCTATGTTCCAGTTAATGTGTTGGTAACAGACATTCTACCTGCCATAACGAAGTCACCTAACTATGGAGGTGTGATGCTGTGGACAACATACTATGATAAACAAACTGGATACAGCAACTACATCAGAAGTTTTTCTTGCACACAACAGAACCATACTGAATGCAGAGGAAATGATGAACACAAAG CAAACAAATGGTGGATATGGCTTATGGTTGGGGTTGGAGCAGCATTTGCAATAACATGTTTTATCCTCTGCTTATGTTGTGTCTCAAGGAGAAAAGATAAATCACAAG TGGATGGAAAATTGGACAAAAAGATATCATTTACTGAACCCAATGGAGTGAATCcaaacaaaacagaaaacatCAAACTAGAAGAAAGGAGAAGTAATGAGGTGAAAGTATTCAATTTTGAAAGCAACATTGCAGCCTCAAACAATTTCTCGTCCATTAATAAGGTGGGAGAGGGTGATTTTGGTCCTGTTTAA
- the LOC112772472 gene encoding nudix hydrolase 14, chloroplastic: protein MSQLWWFGLVFVVFHCRNAIDSSLFKQWLHNLQSEIGILADGTLALRQVLIQVPGIVFARGPAVTVLILLESDGETYAVLTEQARVPTEELFWNCLLECWMMTRVISLALQFVEEETGIKFKLEDMVDLTAFLDSSTGCRFFPSPTVDYKRPTYEKVENLQALLPRECNICQMQIGEMLNFMDSKCSSIHFLH, encoded by the exons ATGTCTCAGTTGtggtggtttggtttggtttttgtTGTTTTCCATTGCAGGAATGCTATTGATTCCTCTTTATTCAAGCAATGGTTGCATAACTTGCAAAGTGAGATTGGGATTCTAGCTGATGGCACCTTGGCTCTGAGACAAGTTCTAATTCAG GTTCCAGGTATTGTATTTGCAAGAGGACCTGCTGTGACTGTGTTGATACTTCTGGAATCAGATGGTGAAACTTATGCTGTCCTTACTGAACAG gcAAGGGTTCCTACTGAAGAATTATTTTGGAATTGCCTGCTGGAATGTTGGATGATGACAAGGGTGATTTCGTTGGCACTACAGTTC GTTGAAGAGGAGACTGGCATAAAGTTCAAACTTGAAGACATGGTTGATCTCACTGCTTTCTTGGATTCTTCAACAGGATGCAGATTTTTTCCCTCACCG ACAGTAGACTATAAGAGACCAACCTATGAAAAAGTTGAGAACCTCCAAGCCTTACTTCCAAGGGAGTGCAATATCTGCCAAATGCAAATCGGTGAAATGTTGAACTTTATGGATTCAAAATGTAGTTCAATCCATTTTCTTCACTAA